Proteins encoded in a region of the Streptomyces violaceoruber genome:
- a CDS encoding heavy-metal-associated domain-containing protein, translated as MTAQTDTTQDSVTTVYKVSGMSCGHCEGAVSGEISEIAGVASVQAVASTGEVTVVSGAPLDDAAVRAAVDEAGFELVGRV; from the coding sequence ATGACCGCCCAGACCGACACCACCCAGGACTCCGTCACCACCGTCTACAAGGTGAGCGGAATGAGCTGCGGCCACTGCGAGGGCGCCGTCTCCGGCGAGATCTCCGAGATCGCGGGCGTCGCCTCCGTACAGGCCGTCGCCTCCACCGGCGAGGTCACCGTCGTCTCCGGGGCACCCCTGGACGACGCCGCCGTGCGCGCCGCCGTCGACGAGGCGGGCTTCGAGCTCGTCGGCCGGGTCTGA
- a CDS encoding GNAT family N-acetyltransferase has product MDFSEKPVLTGDRTVLRPFTAEDADTMWEIVNDPEVVRFTFEPSTELTLDGLRSWYGVRTADPDRLDLAVTDRATGELVGEVVLYEWDPAARGCTFRTLVGPRGRGRGLGSEATRLIVGHAFERVGLHRVQLEVYADNARARRVYEKAGFMVEGVRREAALRGGAWVDGVLMAVLDHEWEARARTDATQVTGEPRLYTP; this is encoded by the coding sequence ATGGACTTCTCCGAGAAACCCGTGCTCACCGGCGACAGGACCGTCCTGCGGCCGTTCACCGCCGAGGACGCCGACACGATGTGGGAGATCGTCAACGACCCCGAGGTGGTCCGCTTCACCTTCGAGCCCTCCACCGAACTCACCCTGGACGGACTGCGCTCCTGGTACGGCGTGCGCACCGCCGATCCCGACCGGCTCGACCTGGCCGTCACCGACCGCGCCACCGGCGAACTCGTCGGCGAGGTCGTCCTGTACGAGTGGGACCCGGCGGCCCGCGGCTGCACCTTCCGGACCCTCGTGGGACCCCGGGGACGCGGCCGCGGGCTGGGCAGCGAGGCGACGCGGCTCATCGTCGGGCACGCCTTCGAACGGGTCGGCCTGCACCGGGTCCAGCTGGAGGTCTACGCCGACAACGCGCGGGCCCGGCGGGTGTACGAGAAGGCCGGTTTCATGGTGGAGGGGGTGCGCCGGGAGGCCGCCCTGCGGGGCGGCGCGTGGGTGGACGGCGTACTGATGGCGGTCCTCGACCACGAGTGGGAGGCGCGGGCACGCACGGACGCGACGCAGGTGACGGGTGAGCCTCGCCTTTATACCCCCTAG